A genome region from Myroides fluvii includes the following:
- a CDS encoding GNAT family N-acetyltransferase translates to MTIKPNFHSQCVLLKNKKQVVIREAQPEDALALIQLIQTYLEDSEYIPLEPAEFTKTEEEGVHWITSLQTASNSLFLLAEYEGRIIGNLDLTGHGRKALQHTAILGMGMLKEWRGCGLGTALVCQAMDWAKQQRQLELIWLQVYEENKAAIALYQKHGFTTIGIMPAFIKANHRYYNNQIMQVQL, encoded by the coding sequence ATGACGATAAAACCCAACTTTCATTCCCAATGCGTTCTTTTAAAGAACAAGAAACAGGTGGTCATTAGAGAAGCTCAACCTGAAGATGCTTTGGCTCTAATTCAATTGATACAAACGTATTTAGAAGACAGCGAATACATTCCATTAGAACCAGCTGAATTTACGAAAACAGAAGAAGAAGGAGTACACTGGATTACTTCTTTGCAAACAGCTTCTAATTCGCTTTTTTTGTTGGCAGAATATGAAGGAAGGATTATAGGGAATCTCGACTTAACCGGACATGGAAGGAAGGCATTGCAACATACCGCTATTTTAGGGATGGGAATGCTAAAGGAATGGAGAGGTTGTGGTTTAGGAACCGCACTTGTTTGTCAGGCGATGGATTGGGCTAAGCAACAGCGTCAACTAGAATTAATTTGGCTTCAGGTTTATGAAGAAAACAAGGCAGCTATTGCGTTGTACCAAAAACACGGTTTTACAACCATTGGCATCATGCCTGCTTTTATCAAAGCTAATCATCGCTATTACAACAATCAAATCATGCAGGTTCAGTTGTAA
- a CDS encoding alpha/beta fold hydrolase, which translates to MDAYFFTIAHQNPANKITASIPCPVIIIHGTIDPIFPQAHGLDLHTAIPQSKLVLIEQMGHDLHPARYSILLDAFIQNQG; encoded by the coding sequence TTGGATGCATATTTTTTTACAATAGCCCATCAGAATCCCGCTAATAAAATAACGGCGAGTATTCCATGTCCTGTAATAATTATACATGGAACAATTGATCCTATTTTCCCCCAAGCACATGGTTTGGATTTACACACCGCTATTCCTCAATCGAAATTGGTATTAATCGAACAGATGGGACACGATTTACATCCTGCTAGATACTCAATACTATTAGATGCATTTATCCAAAATCAGGGGTAA
- a CDS encoding DUF4272 domain-containing protein: MNLTEEQRIAIKEANIARIAKKNYRYIDWLPILENPNMRSQEALIGRMSVMNALINISFEAPVDVVQQWIEDQNLTAHLSTWEKEVLTKTQADLDQYEINTLRWYLEGLWALMWAAKMIPHLDETEWNDESMATMLPNLEEGEDNSRLNQITISRTVEDIYTQLDYYYRLHWYCVDERLQGKEAVINEGIVYERRRAFEWLINQETDWDAIEMGT; the protein is encoded by the coding sequence ATGAATCTAACGGAAGAACAGCGTATCGCAATCAAAGAGGCTAATATTGCGCGTATTGCAAAAAAGAATTACCGCTATATTGATTGGTTGCCCATTTTAGAAAATCCGAATATGCGCAGTCAAGAAGCGTTGATTGGACGTATGTCTGTGATGAATGCGTTGATTAACATCTCTTTTGAAGCTCCTGTAGACGTGGTTCAACAATGGATTGAAGACCAAAACTTAACTGCACACTTATCCACTTGGGAAAAAGAAGTTTTAACCAAAACACAAGCGGATTTGGATCAATATGAAATCAATACCCTACGTTGGTATTTGGAAGGATTATGGGCCTTGATGTGGGCAGCGAAAATGATTCCTCATTTAGATGAAACCGAATGGAACGACGAGTCGATGGCTACGATGTTACCGAATCTGGAAGAAGGAGAAGACAACAGCCGATTGAATCAAATTACAATTAGTCGAACAGTTGAAGATATTTATACCCAACTTGATTATTACTACCGCTTGCATTGGTATTGCGTGGATGAACGCCTCCAAGGTAAAGAAGCAGTTATTAATGAAGGGATTGTGTACGAACGCCGTCGTGCTTTCGAGTGGTTAATTAATCAAGAAACCGATTGGGATGCAATTGAAATGGGGACTTAA
- a CDS encoding RtcB family protein, protein MEKNTPINGNDLIALGYPQTELVGIALKANKKRTGLTKIEMLAHYKMVLDNAEDYTNHKIFGKLATAIIEGVGQREEEEVIPLREEAVAYSIYGSEHIEEGAIRQMEVAVKLPVAVAGALMPDAHQGYGLPIGGVLATENAVIPYGVGVDIGCRMALSIFDMKGIEFYGMEALLKEQLVKHTKFGAGHGFLGQYKAQHAILDRGEFNLNPFIKNLHDKAWAQLGSSGGGNHFVEWGLMEFLERDEVLNIDKGTYVALLTHSGSRGMGAMIAGRYTQIAKDQCKLPHEAKNLAYLDLNSEAGQEYWTLMNLAGDYASACHEVIHDKLTKAIGAEVLAKIENHHNFAWKEMYQGKEVIVHRKGATPASKGVMGIIPGSMTAPGFLVRGKGEEEALHSASHGAGRQMSRTQAIKTLKARDIKAVLQDHGVELIGAGKDEAPMAYKDIHQVMAAQGELVDVVAMFTPKIVRMADDGSRED, encoded by the coding sequence ATGGAAAAGAATACCCCAATTAACGGGAACGATTTAATAGCCTTAGGATACCCACAAACAGAACTAGTAGGTATTGCGTTAAAGGCAAATAAAAAGCGAACAGGGTTAACGAAAATAGAAATGTTAGCCCATTACAAAATGGTGTTGGATAATGCCGAAGATTACACCAACCATAAGATATTTGGAAAACTAGCCACTGCTATTATCGAAGGCGTTGGTCAACGAGAAGAAGAAGAGGTGATCCCACTGAGAGAAGAAGCCGTTGCTTATAGTATCTACGGATCAGAGCATATTGAAGAAGGAGCTATTCGTCAGATGGAAGTAGCCGTAAAATTACCCGTGGCGGTTGCTGGAGCCTTGATGCCCGATGCCCACCAAGGGTATGGATTGCCTATTGGAGGGGTTTTAGCCACAGAAAATGCCGTTATTCCCTATGGAGTTGGGGTGGATATTGGATGTCGAATGGCCTTGTCTATTTTTGATATGAAGGGAATAGAATTCTACGGAATGGAAGCCCTATTAAAAGAACAATTGGTGAAACATACCAAGTTTGGTGCAGGGCATGGGTTCCTGGGACAATACAAAGCGCAACATGCTATTTTAGACCGTGGTGAATTTAACCTGAACCCTTTTATCAAGAATTTACACGATAAAGCATGGGCGCAATTGGGTTCTTCTGGAGGGGGAAATCACTTTGTAGAATGGGGACTGATGGAGTTCTTGGAACGCGATGAGGTATTGAATATTGATAAAGGAACTTATGTGGCTCTACTGACCCATTCAGGATCCCGAGGAATGGGAGCCATGATTGCTGGTCGATATACCCAAATTGCCAAAGACCAATGTAAGTTGCCACATGAAGCGAAGAACTTGGCGTACTTGGATCTGAATTCAGAAGCCGGACAAGAATATTGGACGTTGATGAATTTAGCAGGTGATTATGCATCCGCTTGTCATGAGGTGATTCACGATAAATTGACCAAAGCCATTGGAGCAGAAGTGTTAGCTAAAATTGAGAACCACCATAATTTTGCGTGGAAGGAAATGTACCAAGGGAAAGAGGTGATTGTCCACCGTAAAGGAGCAACACCAGCCAGTAAAGGAGTGATGGGAATTATCCCAGGATCCATGACCGCACCAGGATTTTTAGTTCGAGGAAAAGGAGAAGAGGAAGCCTTGCATTCTGCTTCCCATGGAGCTGGTCGACAAATGAGTCGAACACAAGCCATTAAAACGCTAAAAGCACGCGATATAAAGGCTGTTCTACAAGATCACGGAGTAGAACTCATCGGAGCTGGAAAAGATGAAGCACCGATGGCGTATAAAGATATTCATCAAGTGATGGCCGCTCAAGGTGAGTTAGTCGATGTAGTAGCGATGTTTACCCCTAAAATCGTCCGTATGGCCGATGACGGAAGTAGAGAGGATTGA
- a CDS encoding slipin family protein — protein sequence MKKLQVKTNHVALVFNQGELQKVHSAGQYWLWGNKEVVEYNKAELFPMRRDMDALLKNEQLVEMLEIVDVMDNEVVLVYKNKIFHTAVAAGRYIYWKDNGIYSFERYQTTTLEVPVAIARNIRTKGNMLNFLRMYTVGANEKGLLFVDEQFQGVLNAGDYCYWKNEIKVQVLVVDVRQQTMDMNGQEILTKDKVQLRINFNIVYQVRDLLIAYVANKEVEKQMYNVVQLMLRQKVGRLSFDELMENKENVSQAILEDVQAELVALGIDLKACGIKDIILPGDIREIMNQVLIAEKKAQANMITRREETAATRSLLNTAKLMEENDMLMRLKEMEYMEKIADKVGEISLSGGGNVLKQLKEVFG from the coding sequence ATGAAAAAGTTACAAGTAAAAACCAACCACGTAGCCTTAGTGTTTAACCAAGGAGAATTGCAAAAAGTACATTCCGCAGGTCAGTATTGGTTATGGGGAAATAAAGAAGTGGTAGAGTATAACAAAGCCGAACTATTCCCTATGCGTAGAGATATGGATGCGTTGTTGAAAAATGAGCAGCTAGTGGAGATGTTAGAAATCGTCGATGTGATGGATAACGAAGTGGTTTTGGTGTACAAAAACAAAATCTTTCATACGGCAGTAGCTGCAGGACGTTATATCTATTGGAAAGACAATGGAATCTATTCGTTTGAACGCTATCAGACAACCACCTTAGAAGTGCCTGTTGCGATTGCTAGAAACATCAGAACCAAAGGCAATATGCTCAACTTCTTGCGTATGTACACTGTGGGAGCAAATGAAAAGGGATTGCTATTTGTCGATGAACAATTTCAAGGGGTTTTGAATGCAGGAGATTACTGCTATTGGAAAAATGAAATTAAAGTGCAAGTCCTCGTTGTGGATGTACGTCAACAAACGATGGATATGAATGGACAAGAAATCTTGACCAAGGACAAAGTACAATTGCGCATCAATTTCAACATCGTCTATCAAGTCCGTGATTTGTTAATCGCTTATGTGGCAAACAAAGAGGTAGAGAAGCAAATGTACAATGTCGTTCAATTGATGTTGAGACAAAAAGTAGGTCGCCTATCTTTCGATGAATTGATGGAAAACAAAGAAAATGTTTCCCAAGCTATTTTGGAAGACGTGCAAGCGGAACTTGTCGCTTTGGGAATCGACTTAAAAGCTTGTGGTATCAAAGATATCATCTTGCCAGGAGATATTCGAGAGATTATGAATCAGGTGTTGATTGCAGAGAAAAAAGCACAAGCCAATATGATTACGAGAAGAGAAGAAACAGCGGCTACCCGTAGTTTGCTGAACACCGCCAAATTGATGGAAGAAAATGATATGTTGATGCGATTGAAAGAGATGGAATACATGGAGAAAATCGCTGATAAAGTTGGGGAAATCAGTTTGTCTGGTGGTGGAAATGTATTGAAACAATTAAAAGAAGTATTTGGGTAG